One region of Quercus lobata isolate SW786 chromosome 2, ValleyOak3.0 Primary Assembly, whole genome shotgun sequence genomic DNA includes:
- the LOC115975578 gene encoding chaperone protein ClpB3, chloroplastic, producing the protein MASTSTTASFSGLSLCRTNCGSNNINTLLAHPPRLSLPLTSKSKSAKPFNSLQLNRNAAFPNGFRRFRSPRTLVVRCDASSGTGRITQQEFTDMAWQGIVSSPEVAKENKHQIVETEHLMKSLLEQKNGLARRIFSKVGVDNTKLLEATDKFIQRQPKVLGESAGSMLGRDLEALIQRAREFKKEYGDSFVSVEHLVLGFIQDQRFGKQLFRDFQISQQTLKSAIEAIRGRQSVIDQDPEGKYEALEKYGKDLTAMAKAGKLDPVIGRDDEIRRCIQILSRRTKNNPVLIGEPGVGKTAISEGLAQRIVQGDVPQALMNRKLISLDMGALIAGAKYRGEFEDRLKAVLKEVTDSDGQIILFIDEIHTVVGAGATNGAMDAGNLLKPMLGRGELRCIGATTLDEYRKYIEKDPALERRFQQVYVDQPSVEDTISILRGLRERYELHHGVRISDGALVEAAILSDRYISGRFLPDKAIDLVDEAAAKLKMEITSKPTALDEINRSVLKLEMERLSLTNDTDKASKDRLHRLEAELTLLKEKQAQFTEQWEHEKSVMTRIQSMKEEIDRVNLEIQQAEREYDLNRAAELKYGSLNSLQRQLGSAEKELDEYIKSGKSMLREEVTGSDIAEIVSKWTGIPVSKLQQSEREKLLHLEEELHKRVVGQDPAVKSVAEAIQRSRAGLSDPHRPIASFMFMGPTGVGKTELAKALASYMFNTEEALVRIDMSEYMEKHAVSRLIGAPPGYVGYEEGGQLTEIVRRRPYAVILFDEIEKAHSDVFNVFLQILDDGRVTDSQGRTVSFTNTVIIMTSNVGSQYILNTDDENSPKELAYETIKQRVMEAARSIFRPEFMNRVDEYIVFQPLDRDQIKSIVMLQLVRVQRRIADRKMKIQVTDAAVELLGSLGYDPNYGARPVKRVIQQNVENELAKGILRGEFKEEDTILIDTEVTAFSNGQLPQQKLVFRRLETDSENTVADGKEAFSPTL; encoded by the exons ATGGCCTCAACCTCAACAACGGCGTCGTTTTCGGGGCTCAGTCTGTGTCGGACCAACTGTGGCAGCAATAATATAAATACTCTGTTGGCTCATCCACCGCGTCTTTCCCTCCCCCTCacatccaaatccaaatctgCAAAGCCCTTTAACTCGCTTCAACTCAACCGAAACGCTGCCTTTCCAAATGGGTTTCGCAGATTTCGCTCTCCACGCACACTCGTTGTTCGCTGCGATGCTTCATCTGGAACTGGAAGg ATAACCCAACAAGAATTTACCGACATGGCATGGCAAGGGATTGTTTCGTCGCCAGAAGTGGCAAAAGAGAACAAGCATCAGATAGTGGAGACAGAGCATTTGATGAAGTCCCTCTTGGAGCAGAAGAATGGGCTCGCTCGCCGGATTTTCTCCAAGGTTGGAGTTGACAATACCAAACTTCTAGAAGCTACTGATAAGTTCATCCAACGCCAACCAAAG GTTCTTGGTGAATCAGCTGGTTCAATGTTAGGACGTGATTTGGAAGCCTTGATTCAGCGAGCCAGGGAATTCAAGAAAGAGTATGGGGATTCATTTGTGTCTGTTGAGCATTTGGTTCTTGGTTTCATACAAGATCAACGATTCGGGAAGCAATTATTTAGAGATTTTCAAATATCACAGCAAACTTTGAAATCTGCAATAGAAGCCATAAGGGGACGCCAATCAGTTATTGACCAAG ATCCTGAAGGGAAGTATGAAGCACTTGAAAAATATGGAAAAGATTTGACAGCCATGGCAAAAGCAGGAAAGCTTGACCCAGTAATAGGAAGAGATGATGAAATACGCAGGTGCATCCAGATTCTCTCCAGGAGAACAAAGAACAATCCTGTTCTAATTGGTGAGCCTGGTGTAGGGAAAACTGCAATTTCTGAAGG GCTTGCTCAAAGAATTGTGCAAGGAGATGTGCCTCAAGCTCTAATGAATCGTAAG CTAATATCACTTGACATGGGTGCACTCATTGCTGGGGCAAAATATCGGGGAGAATTTGAGGATAGGCTAAAGGCTGTACTCAAGGAAGTTACAGATTCAGATGGCCAAATTATCCTCTTCATTGATGAGATCCATACAGTTGTTGGAGCAG GTGCTACGAATGGCGCAATGGATGCAGGCAATCTCTTGAAGCCCATGCTTGGTCGGGGAGAGTTGCGTTGTATTGGTGCAACAACTCTGGATGAATATCGGAAATATATTGAGAAAGATCCAGCATTGGAGCGCCGTTTTCAGCAAGTTTATGTTGATCAACCTTCAGTGGAAGACACCATTTCTATACTGCGGGGTCTGCGTGAAAGATATGAGCTGCATCATGGAGTCCGCATTTCTGATGGTGCACTTGTGGAAGCTGCTATTCTTTCAGACCGTTACATCAGTGGCCGATTTTTACCTGACAAAG CTATTGACCTGGTTGATGAAGCTGCTGCCAAACTGAAAATGGAAATTACCTCTAAACCAACTGCCCTTGATGAGATCAATCGTTCGGTATTGAAGCTGGAGATGGAGAGGCTCTCTCTTACAAATGACACAGATAAAGCTTCTAAAGATAGGTTGCACCGGCTTGAGGCTGAGTTGACTCTCCTCAAGGAGAAACAAGCCCAGTTTACTGAGCAGTGGGAGCATGAGAAGTCTGTCATGACCCGCATTCAGTCAATGAAAGAAGAG ATTGACAGAGTAAATCTCGAGATCCAGCAGGCTGAACGGGAGTACGATCTTAATCGTGCAGCTGAACTGAAGTATGGGAGCCTCAACTCTTTGCAACGACAACTTGGAAGTGCAGAAAAAGAGTTGGATGAGTATATAAAATCTGGAAAGTCCATGCTGAGAGAGGAGGTTACAGGAAGTGATATTGCTGAAATTGTCAGTAAATGGACAGGTATCCCTGTTTCCAAGCTTCAACAATCAGAGAGGGAGAAGCTATTACATTTGGAGGAAGAACTGCATAAACGTGTTGTGGGTCAAGATCCTGCGGTGAAATCAGTAGCTGAGGCTATTCAGCGATCTCGAGCTGGTCTTTCTGATCCTCACCGTCCAATTGCCAGTTTCATGTTTATGGGTCCCACTGGTGTTGGGAAGACAGAGCTAGCCAAGGCGCTTGCTTCCTACATGTTTAACACAGAAGAAGCTCTTGTACGAATTGATATGAGTGAATACATGGAAAAGCATGCAGTTTCAAGATTGATTGGAGCCCCACCTGGTTATGTGGGGTATGAGGAAGGAGGACAGCTGACAGAGATAGTTCGCAGGAGGCCGTATGCAGTCATTCTCTTTGACGAGATAGAGAAGGCACATTCTGATGTGTTCAATGTGTTCCTTCAGATTTTAGATGATGGGAGAGTAACTGATTCCCAAGGTCGCACTGTGAGTTTTACAAACACTGTCATCATTATGACTTCAAATGTGGGTTCACAGTACATACTCAATACAGATGATGAAAACTCACCCAAGGAATTGGCATATGAAACTATTAAGCAACGGGTAATGGAAGCTGCAAGATCAATCTTTCGGCCGGAGTTTATGAACAGGGTTGATGAGTACATAGTTTTCCAGCCTCTGGACCGCGATCAGATAAAGAGCATCGTCATGTTACAG TTGGTACGAGTGCAAAGAAGGATTGCAGACAGGAAGATGAAAATACAAGTAACAGACGCAGCTGTTGAGCTCCTTGGAAGTCTTGGTTATGACCCGAACTATGGTGCCAGGCCAGTTAAGCGAGTGATTCAGCAGAATGTTGAGAACGAACTTGCTAAGGGCATCTTGAGAGGCGAGTTTAAGGAGGAAGACACAATATTAATAGATACAGAAGTTACAGCATTTTCCAATGGCCAACTTCCCCAACAAAAGTTGGTCTTCAGGAGGCTTGAAACTGATTCAGAAAATACAGTTGCAGATGGCAAAGAAGCCTTTTCACCTACTCTCTAA